Proteins from a genomic interval of Nitrospina gracilis Nb-211:
- a CDS encoding ThiF family adenylyltransferase, with product MKIPDQLANIQSRALRLAQETLKARGFTSLSNQEWEGSLDIQNFGSIQVTVTLPPEFPDSLPDVRVVDNFPTPLPHLEPLKNGKRKVCIGDGEGLFWNPERPGDFIQEALDRVRETIEDGLAKKNHDDFPQEFLAYWNAEITVASILDVNGLPRDVWISKLSSEKSWFPRQLLSNNKREAKAWATNLGFPVTDFQKALYLPLEKPIAVSLEKVETVQDFLSLIKDHGSLALINKILKRPLQLPTVFAISFPLSESLNHVLFGFSIPAPSTRELRNKSTAGFRPNRAPLRHQLRVMQKEPVFKVKFERFDIHYLLGRSGGIMDIQEKKVLVIGCGSVGSRIAEKLASSGITRFCLVDPDEYKNDNVYRHLLPLQFVGMNKAKALAVYLQGRFPGIQCQFHPTGILEGLNNEVVCIDDFDLAIVATGIETLELRLNQLFYGRFPSIFASVEPLGLGGHILLAGVPGQSGCLNCLYQNGQDLVPNRAFFTAPGQDVRRNHAGCGGTFLPFSPLDADRTALESAQLAVRLFLGEEVQSILLSWFGESTAFEKEGFKLSSRGSKIPPRTLIREERHINSNCKVCADQ from the coding sequence ATGAAAATTCCAGATCAACTTGCTAATATCCAGTCACGGGCCCTCCGTCTTGCTCAGGAAACGCTGAAAGCGCGAGGGTTTACATCCCTTTCTAATCAGGAATGGGAGGGCTCCCTGGATATCCAAAATTTCGGATCAATACAGGTCACGGTAACCCTTCCCCCTGAATTTCCCGACAGCCTTCCTGACGTCCGGGTGGTGGACAACTTTCCGACTCCCTTACCACATCTGGAACCGTTGAAGAACGGAAAGCGAAAGGTTTGCATTGGAGATGGGGAAGGGTTGTTTTGGAATCCGGAGCGGCCCGGAGATTTCATCCAAGAAGCGTTGGACCGAGTCCGCGAGACCATTGAAGATGGACTTGCCAAAAAGAATCACGACGATTTTCCCCAGGAATTCCTAGCCTACTGGAACGCGGAAATTACCGTGGCCAGTATTTTGGATGTGAACGGCCTCCCCAGAGATGTGTGGATCAGTAAACTCTCGTCAGAAAAATCGTGGTTTCCCCGCCAACTGCTTTCGAACAATAAAAGGGAAGCTAAAGCATGGGCCACAAACCTGGGTTTCCCCGTAACCGACTTCCAGAAAGCCCTCTATTTGCCTCTTGAAAAACCCATAGCTGTCTCCCTGGAAAAGGTGGAAACCGTTCAGGATTTCCTGTCCCTGATAAAGGATCATGGGTCCTTGGCCCTAATAAACAAGATATTGAAACGCCCCCTACAGTTGCCCACGGTATTTGCAATCTCTTTCCCCCTTTCGGAATCCCTTAACCATGTACTTTTCGGCTTTTCTATCCCTGCACCTTCAACAAGGGAACTGAGGAATAAGTCCACCGCAGGTTTTAGACCTAATCGAGCACCCCTGAGGCACCAACTTCGGGTGATGCAAAAGGAGCCAGTTTTCAAAGTAAAATTCGAACGATTTGATATACACTACCTTCTAGGGAGAAGCGGGGGAATAATGGACATACAAGAAAAAAAAGTGTTGGTTATAGGGTGCGGATCCGTAGGATCCCGAATTGCCGAAAAACTCGCTTCTTCTGGAATCACTCGATTTTGCCTCGTCGACCCTGATGAGTACAAGAACGATAACGTGTATCGTCACCTCCTTCCTTTACAGTTTGTGGGAATGAACAAGGCGAAAGCCCTCGCCGTTTACCTCCAAGGGAGATTCCCCGGTATCCAGTGCCAGTTTCACCCAACAGGGATTTTAGAGGGCTTAAATAATGAGGTGGTATGCATCGACGATTTTGACCTCGCCATTGTGGCGACCGGAATCGAAACCCTTGAGCTCCGTCTTAACCAGCTCTTTTATGGTCGTTTCCCCAGTATTTTTGCAAGCGTAGAGCCTTTGGGCTTGGGAGGGCATATTCTTCTGGCTGGCGTGCCTGGGCAATCGGGATGCCTCAACTGCTTATATCAGAACGGCCAAGACCTTGTTCCAAATCGTGCTTTTTTCACGGCCCCAGGACAAGATGTGCGGAGGAACCATGCGGGATGCGGAGGTACCTTTTTACCCTTCTCGCCCTTGGATGCGGACCGAACAGCTCTGGAATCAGCTCAGCTGGCTGTCCGGCTCTTTTTAGGTGAGGAAGTTCAGAGCATATTGTTGAGTTGGTTCGGTGAATCCACCGCTTTTGAAAAAGAAGGATTTAAGTTGTCTAGCCGAGGAAGCAAAATCCCACCGAGGACACTCATCCGGGAAGAGCGACACATAAATTCAAATTGCAAAGTTTGTGCAGACCAATGA
- a CDS encoding nucleotidyltransferase domain-containing protein: protein MAELQKYFEQFHKKIRFDNEDILRKKRDCILNRIRKHLSDNDRPGFKELLQGSYKYKVGINPIAKLEFDIDVGLRFDFAEDDYTADEVRSWVLEAVDGHTDNIEGKGPCIRVSYSGDFHVDLILYANWEDGAGQEQFRLAHKKDGWVKANPVKLEEIIKEGRKPFEFTEDSQTGTDQLRRVVRYLKRWNDNHIPNESDDKPIGLGFLLLCIRDLEPTATWDEDADDLGALKKLARSCSETYGRIVIPKPVELFEDVFGRISDKGMDTLKKRFKKLAGHLEEAENMADPVKACKLLRDEEFGPDFPVPDSEDTGKKTSGPAIVTSSSSA, encoded by the coding sequence ATGGCTGAACTACAGAAGTACTTCGAGCAGTTCCATAAAAAGATCCGTTTTGACAACGAGGATATCCTTCGCAAAAAGCGGGACTGCATCCTCAACCGTATCCGCAAGCACCTCTCTGACAACGACCGACCTGGCTTCAAAGAACTGCTCCAAGGCAGTTACAAGTACAAGGTCGGGATCAATCCCATTGCCAAACTGGAATTCGATATCGATGTAGGGCTACGGTTTGATTTTGCCGAAGACGATTATACTGCGGACGAGGTCCGTTCTTGGGTTTTGGAAGCGGTGGACGGGCACACCGACAATATTGAAGGAAAGGGCCCCTGTATCCGCGTTTCCTATTCGGGTGATTTTCACGTTGATCTCATCCTATATGCCAATTGGGAAGATGGAGCTGGGCAGGAACAGTTCCGGCTTGCCCACAAAAAGGACGGATGGGTCAAGGCCAATCCGGTGAAATTGGAGGAAATCATCAAGGAAGGCCGAAAGCCATTTGAATTTACCGAAGACAGCCAAACCGGCACCGATCAACTCCGTCGTGTCGTTCGCTACCTGAAGCGATGGAATGACAACCATATACCCAACGAGAGTGACGACAAGCCTATTGGCCTTGGGTTCCTTCTCCTCTGCATCAGGGATTTGGAGCCTACTGCTACGTGGGATGAGGATGCTGATGATTTGGGGGCGCTCAAAAAATTGGCGCGATCTTGTTCAGAAACTTATGGACGTATCGTGATTCCCAAGCCCGTCGAATTGTTTGAGGACGTGTTTGGTCGTATCAGCGATAAGGGTATGGATACACTGAAAAAACGATTTAAGAAGCTGGCTGGACATCTGGAGGAGGCTGAAAACATGGCTGATCCAGTAAAAGCTTGCAAACTGTTACGGGATGAGGAATTCGGGCCGGATTTCCCAGTTCCGGACTCTGAAGACACCGGAAAGAAAACCTCCGGGCCAGCTATTGTCACCTCCAGTTCGTCTGCCTGA
- a CDS encoding helix-turn-helix domain-containing protein: MFPHFFDRLRLVSLIFKALRKKQGMNQGPLANKAGLYQAVVSAIETLPPAEKARKISRTDLIKAVKALNLKKPGMSINALVYLFDGQGLTSKERKEFELKRSVPMEEQSKLSATILELLNQATSYYKDKEAQCLSIMSETEEEELDIYQKFLKIEQEPGLRILMKRIPSSLTYPPTIHRAERGIPKKISSLKGIKRFCEIREKRIQNYYEQLKTYGDRCIHVIEEIRDYLSGRKAYPSLTKEERRAHIQHLIDLMEEHPEHFQVRLVEHLPLFEYGMKGFNRVIVTAEFYPLHIKLIRYIELKGEQAVVPYLFEFENIWQEASKTQPTNNEVIEILHNLLKETN; this comes from the coding sequence GTGTTCCCACATTTTTTTGATAGATTGCGTCTTGTGAGTTTAATTTTCAAGGCCTTGCGGAAGAAGCAGGGGATGAACCAAGGGCCTCTGGCGAATAAGGCTGGGCTCTACCAAGCCGTTGTCAGTGCCATCGAAACTCTGCCTCCCGCAGAAAAGGCCAGAAAGATTTCACGAACTGACCTTATCAAGGCGGTAAAGGCCTTGAATCTCAAAAAGCCTGGGATGAGCATCAATGCGCTGGTGTACTTGTTCGATGGCCAGGGGTTAACTTCCAAGGAAAGGAAGGAATTTGAACTCAAAAGATCGGTGCCCATGGAGGAGCAGTCAAAATTATCAGCTACGATTTTAGAATTGCTTAACCAGGCGACGAGCTACTACAAGGATAAAGAGGCCCAATGTCTTTCCATCATGAGTGAAACTGAGGAGGAGGAGCTAGATATTTACCAAAAATTCCTGAAAATTGAGCAGGAACCAGGATTACGTATTTTGATGAAAAGGATTCCTTCAAGTCTTACCTACCCGCCAACCATCCACCGAGCAGAGAGAGGGATACCAAAAAAAATTAGCTCTCTAAAAGGAATCAAGCGTTTTTGTGAAATTCGAGAGAAGAGAATTCAAAACTATTATGAGCAATTAAAAACATATGGAGATCGGTGTATTCATGTGATTGAAGAGATAAGGGACTACCTCTCAGGACGAAAGGCTTATCCTTCTCTTACTAAGGAAGAAAGGCGTGCTCACATTCAGCACTTAATTGACTTAATGGAAGAGCACCCTGAACACTTTCAAGTGAGATTAGTTGAACATTTGCCGCTTTTTGAGTATGGAATGAAGGGTTTTAATAGGGTAATTGTTACTGCTGAATTTTATCCATTACATATTAAATTAATTCGTTATATTGAGCTCAAGGGGGAGCAGGCAGTGGTTCCCTACTTGTTTGAATTTGAAAATATTTGGCAAGAGGCTTCAAAAACACAGCCTACAAATAATGAGGTAATTGAAATTTTGCATAACCTGTTAAAGGAAACCAATTAA
- a CDS encoding abortive infection family protein — protein sequence MSDLTAIEKRKLEQAFGMKSGYVLNFSNRTFHEFVLDSTGLDIYESKYDYASGSKANRLRAFWSIESNYIVGKLLTDICEAWEVLSGYGSPQEPPEECRKIARRLKESAPVPDIGFVVPNANEAGFEELAKSVRLSIDNNQPEEGLDRFHTFLVKYFRVLCKKHGIDEVQETPLHSLVGKYIKALRRKGLIESEITERILKSTISIMESLNKVRNDQSFAHDNPVLNYNESLLIFGHVTSSIRFIEAIEKRRMDQESPKEFDGDDNIPF from the coding sequence ATGTCTGACCTAACTGCTATAGAAAAAAGAAAACTAGAACAGGCTTTTGGAATGAAAAGTGGGTATGTATTAAATTTCTCAAATAGAACATTCCATGAGTTTGTCCTTGATAGTACGGGATTGGACATTTACGAATCCAAGTATGATTATGCTAGTGGATCAAAAGCCAATCGCTTAAGAGCTTTTTGGTCTATTGAAAGCAACTATATTGTTGGTAAATTACTGACAGATATTTGTGAGGCATGGGAAGTTTTGTCAGGTTATGGGTCCCCCCAGGAGCCGCCAGAAGAATGCCGTAAAATTGCTCGTAGATTAAAAGAAAGTGCTCCTGTACCTGACATTGGTTTTGTCGTTCCCAATGCAAATGAGGCAGGGTTTGAGGAATTGGCAAAATCTGTGCGTCTATCTATAGACAATAATCAACCAGAGGAAGGCTTAGATCGCTTCCATACATTCTTGGTAAAATATTTTCGAGTTCTTTGTAAAAAACATGGGATAGATGAAGTACAGGAAACGCCGCTACATAGTTTGGTAGGAAAATATATAAAAGCTCTTCGAAGAAAAGGTTTGATTGAGTCAGAAATTACTGAGCGAATATTGAAATCTACAATTTCTATAATGGAATCCTTGAATAAGGTTCGCAATGATCAAAGCTTTGCCCACGACAACCCAGTTTTAAATTACAATGAAAGCCTTTTAATTTTTGGGCATGTAACTAGTTCCATTCGGTTTATAGAAGCCATAGAAAAGAGACGTATGGATCAAGAGAGTCCTAAAGAGTTTGATGGAGATGATAATATTCCTTTTTAA
- a CDS encoding Tll0287-like domain-containing protein yields the protein MPKYLLSLLIAIVSIFSLLVINQQSWGEPRFITLGVSPEIAADYIHAVIEADRTIYSKMTVERLEEAASLKATEKWLEENTLPLPAQFLLMASQNVNAQNLGMSYKLMSLWPINSQNGPEDHFEKVALEAINENPGRPFMTTVSSNRQLFFKAVYPDKAVTKSCVACHNAHPNSPKKDFKVGDVMGGISITLPLGKEDTIPARKVADYIHAVLESDRLIYTEFVVNRLQDNNVLNASETWWKDKTLMLPAQFLLYASDRVAHERLGLMYKLLSPWPINPYNGAVTEFEKKGMEVFMRNPKETFYGTYTVHNKNFFEIVYPDLAVSKACVACHNTHPESPKRDFKMNDIMGGIMVSFPVH from the coding sequence ATGCCCAAATATCTGTTATCCCTACTGATTGCAATAGTTTCGATCTTTTCCCTTTTAGTCATCAACCAACAAAGCTGGGGCGAGCCCCGGTTCATCACGCTGGGAGTGTCTCCCGAAATCGCCGCCGACTACATCCATGCCGTGATTGAGGCGGACCGCACCATTTATTCCAAAATGACTGTGGAGCGTCTGGAAGAAGCCGCCTCCCTCAAGGCAACGGAAAAATGGTTGGAGGAAAACACTCTGCCGCTCCCCGCCCAGTTTTTGTTGATGGCATCGCAAAACGTCAATGCCCAAAACCTTGGGATGTCCTACAAGCTCATGAGCCTGTGGCCCATCAACTCTCAAAACGGGCCGGAAGACCATTTCGAAAAGGTGGCGCTGGAAGCCATTAATGAAAATCCGGGAAGACCGTTCATGACCACGGTCTCCTCCAACCGGCAATTGTTCTTCAAGGCTGTGTATCCCGACAAAGCGGTGACCAAATCCTGCGTGGCCTGTCACAATGCGCATCCCAACAGCCCGAAGAAGGATTTCAAAGTCGGGGATGTGATGGGCGGAATCAGCATCACCCTCCCGCTGGGAAAAGAGGACACGATCCCCGCAAGGAAGGTGGCCGATTACATTCATGCCGTGCTGGAATCGGACCGGCTGATCTATACGGAATTCGTGGTGAACCGACTTCAGGACAACAACGTCTTGAATGCGTCGGAAACCTGGTGGAAGGACAAAACCCTGATGCTCCCGGCGCAATTCTTACTGTACGCATCCGATCGGGTGGCCCATGAGCGTTTGGGCCTCATGTACAAACTGCTGAGTCCGTGGCCCATCAATCCCTATAACGGAGCGGTGACCGAGTTCGAAAAAAAGGGGATGGAAGTTTTCATGAGGAATCCGAAAGAAACTTTTTATGGAACGTATACCGTCCACAATAAAAATTTCTTCGAGATCGTCTATCCAGACCTGGCGGTTTCCAAGGCGTGCGTGGCCTGCCACAACACACACCCCGAAAGCCCGAAGCGTGATTTCAAAATGAATGACATCATGGGAGGGATTATGGTGAGCTTTCCCGTCCATTGA
- a CDS encoding cytochrome P460 family protein: MAIKTKVIARAFLFLLALVAVGMLLGAGNKPFAPNVDMKTGDLRVPQGYESWPVLGTWSHANTEGDPGAKEYHVVYTQPETLAYYRKHKKFPDGAVLVKELLGTKTMEMTTGPAVSHATDLKGWFVLVRDTQGRFPDSKLWGDGWAWSLFMADNPLKTVSTDYKEDCMACHLPARELAPAHAADADKWVYTFGYPVFQK; encoded by the coding sequence ATGGCCATCAAAACGAAAGTCATTGCGCGCGCGTTCCTGTTCCTGCTGGCTCTTGTTGCCGTGGGGATGTTGCTGGGCGCGGGCAACAAACCCTTTGCCCCGAATGTCGATATGAAAACCGGTGACTTGCGAGTGCCACAGGGGTACGAAAGCTGGCCCGTGTTGGGTACCTGGTCTCACGCCAATACGGAAGGCGATCCCGGCGCCAAGGAATACCATGTGGTGTACACGCAACCGGAAACCCTCGCCTATTACCGCAAGCACAAAAAATTTCCGGACGGTGCTGTTCTGGTGAAGGAACTCCTGGGCACCAAAACGATGGAGATGACCACCGGCCCGGCGGTGAGCCACGCCACGGACCTGAAGGGCTGGTTCGTGCTGGTGCGGGATACGCAAGGCCGGTTTCCGGACTCCAAATTGTGGGGCGACGGCTGGGCGTGGTCTTTGTTCATGGCGGACAATCCGTTGAAGACCGTGTCCACCGATTACAAGGAAGACTGCATGGCCTGTCACCTGCCCGCGCGCGAACTGGCCCCGGCCCACGCCGCGGACGCCGACAAATGGGTGTACACCTTCGGCTACCCCGTGTTCCAGAAATAA
- a CDS encoding YHS domain-containing (seleno)protein, producing MTKHASGVEIATPALGGYDPVAYFEVGRPVQGNGFHTANYQGATYLFANKDHKAKFEANPEMYAPQYGGYCAYGVAVGKKFFSDPHRWKIVGGKLYLNLDENIQEKWNQDVPGYIAKADSNWTEIEHKNPADL from the coding sequence ATGACGAAGCATGCTTCCGGAGTGGAGATCGCCACGCCGGCGCTGGGTGGGTACGATCCGGTGGCCTATTTTGAAGTGGGCCGTCCCGTGCAGGGCAATGGATTCCACACGGCCAATTATCAGGGCGCCACCTACCTGTTTGCCAATAAAGACCACAAGGCAAAATTCGAAGCCAATCCGGAAATGTATGCGCCCCAGTATGGCGGTTACTGTGCGTACGGCGTGGCGGTGGGCAAAAAGTTTTTCTCCGACCCCCATCGCTGGAAGATCGTCGGTGGCAAGCTGTACCTGAACCTGGATGAAAACATTCAGGAAAAGTGGAATCAGGACGTTCCCGGCTACATCGCCAAAGCGGATTCGAACTGGACGGAAATCGAACACAAGAATCCGGCCGATTTGTAA
- a CDS encoding TetR/AcrR family transcriptional regulator gives MAQASKREQLVQEAVAMFSRDGFHAVGIDAISRQARTTKKTLYHHFKSKEELILAALRHYDERFRNTFMRAVESRAQQPAARLLAVFDVMKDWFGQKNFHGCILVAALGEFPDPKSPIRRACVESKKALRKYIRGLAAEAQLQKPDQLAEQITLLVEGAITLAQVNATPHCADQAKAAAAILIRNAQA, from the coding sequence ATGGCACAGGCATCCAAGCGGGAGCAGTTGGTGCAGGAAGCGGTGGCGATGTTTTCCCGGGACGGGTTTCACGCGGTGGGCATCGACGCCATTTCCCGCCAGGCTCGCACCACCAAAAAAACCCTCTATCATCATTTCAAATCCAAGGAGGAGTTGATCCTGGCGGCCCTGCGCCATTACGACGAACGGTTTCGCAACACGTTCATGCGTGCGGTGGAATCCCGGGCTCAGCAACCGGCGGCCCGCCTCCTCGCGGTGTTTGACGTGATGAAGGACTGGTTCGGCCAGAAAAATTTTCATGGATGCATCCTGGTCGCCGCTCTGGGTGAGTTTCCGGATCCAAAATCCCCCATCCGCCGGGCCTGCGTGGAGTCCAAGAAGGCGTTGAGGAAATACATCCGGGGCCTTGCGGCCGAGGCTCAATTGCAAAAACCCGATCAATTGGCGGAGCAGATCACCCTGCTGGTGGAAGGCGCCATCACCCTGGCGCAGGTCAATGCCACACCGCATTGCGCGGACCAGGCGAAAGCCGCCGCCGCAATCCTGATCCGAAACGCCCAGGCCTGA
- a CDS encoding TetR/AcrR family transcriptional regulator has protein sequence MDFTKTQEKLLRTALPLILSRGYPATTVDSICDKAQVSKGSFYHAFGSKEEMGLCLLKWYHQGGENNIFHGPFNDLEDPEERMFAFLDHVEQLSKEFWGNGCLLASLGLELADTSPRIRAEVAQVFKKLSQRLEVIFEPAANGSAKNGNPSAKHLAEQFLVMLEGSIVLARAHRNWRVVNRGFAHFRSHLENLSG, from the coding sequence ATGGACTTCACAAAAACTCAGGAAAAGCTCTTACGCACCGCCCTGCCCCTCATCCTGTCCAGGGGCTACCCGGCCACCACCGTCGATTCCATCTGCGACAAGGCGCAGGTGAGCAAGGGCAGTTTTTACCACGCCTTCGGCTCCAAGGAGGAAATGGGCCTGTGCCTGCTCAAGTGGTACCACCAGGGCGGCGAGAACAACATTTTTCACGGCCCGTTCAACGATCTGGAGGATCCCGAAGAACGCATGTTCGCTTTCCTCGACCACGTGGAGCAACTGTCGAAAGAATTCTGGGGCAACGGCTGTCTTCTGGCCAGCCTGGGACTGGAACTGGCGGACACCAGCCCCAGGATCCGCGCCGAGGTGGCGCAGGTTTTCAAAAAGCTCAGTCAGCGGCTGGAGGTCATTTTCGAACCCGCCGCCAACGGCTCCGCCAAAAACGGCAACCCGTCAGCGAAACACCTGGCCGAGCAGTTTCTGGTGATGCTGGAAGGGTCCATCGTGCTGGCGCGGGCGCATCGAAACTGGCGCGTGGTGAATCGGGGATTCGCCCACTTCCGCAGTCATCTGGAAAACCTGAGCGGGTGA
- a CDS encoding class I SAM-dependent methyltransferase — translation MPTQNATIDENRLHEFMGKMVGDLGAAATSVLVILGQELGLYRAIAEHGPLTADELAQKTGAAPRYLQEWAANQAASGYIEYDADTHRFSQTPEQAAVFADEESPFFMGGGFYSIASLFSDQPKLVELFRTGKGLSWGDHDSCLFCGTAKFFKPTYKANLLASWIPALDGVQAKLEKGAKVADVGCGYGHSTLMMAEAFPNSRFYGYDFHAPSIEHATQLAKEKGLGNVTFEVAKAKSFPGEGYDLITFFDCLHDMGDPQGACRSVHGKLDPDGTLMIVEPIAKDTLKENLNPVGRVYYAFSTTVCTPSSLSQEVGLALGAQAGEKRLREVVTAGGFTRFRRASETPFNMVLEARP, via the coding sequence ATGCCAACACAAAATGCAACGATCGATGAAAACAGACTGCATGAATTCATGGGAAAAATGGTGGGCGATCTCGGCGCCGCCGCCACCAGCGTGCTGGTGATCCTCGGGCAGGAACTGGGGCTCTACCGCGCTATCGCGGAGCACGGTCCGTTGACGGCGGACGAACTGGCGCAAAAAACCGGCGCGGCGCCGCGTTACCTGCAGGAATGGGCGGCCAACCAAGCGGCTTCGGGGTACATCGAATACGATGCGGACACGCACCGCTTTTCCCAGACGCCGGAACAGGCGGCGGTGTTTGCCGACGAGGAAAGTCCGTTTTTCATGGGCGGCGGATTCTACTCCATCGCCTCCCTGTTCTCAGACCAGCCGAAACTGGTCGAACTGTTCCGCACCGGCAAAGGACTTTCCTGGGGCGACCACGACTCCTGCCTGTTCTGCGGCACGGCAAAATTTTTCAAGCCCACCTACAAGGCCAACCTGCTGGCATCGTGGATTCCGGCACTCGACGGCGTGCAAGCCAAGCTGGAGAAGGGTGCGAAGGTGGCGGACGTCGGATGCGGCTACGGTCACTCCACGTTGATGATGGCGGAAGCTTTTCCCAACAGCCGGTTTTACGGATACGACTTTCACGCGCCGTCGATCGAACACGCCACCCAGCTGGCCAAAGAGAAAGGACTCGGCAACGTGACCTTTGAAGTCGCCAAGGCGAAAAGTTTTCCCGGTGAAGGCTACGATCTGATCACTTTCTTCGACTGCCTGCACGACATGGGCGATCCACAAGGCGCGTGCCGCAGTGTGCACGGCAAGCTCGATCCGGACGGCACGCTGATGATCGTCGAACCCATCGCCAAGGACACGCTGAAGGAAAACCTGAACCCGGTCGGACGCGTGTACTACGCGTTTTCCACCACGGTGTGCACGCCGTCATCGCTGAGCCAGGAGGTGGGGCTGGCGCTCGGCGCACAGGCGGGGGAGAAACGCCTGCGCGAGGTGGTGACTGCCGGGGGATTCACCCGGTTCCGCCGCGCCTCCGAAACGCCGTTCAACATGGTGCTGGAAGCACGGCCCTGA
- a CDS encoding thermonuclease family protein produces MPSTKSKQTMNKLKRELTAANKPRVVEPYQYWARVKRVVDGDTIELDVDVGFKVMFRERFRLLGVDTPEVYGVKRTSEEYKRGKAASDFVKKRIPVGSWVEVKVYSDKREKYGRWLCEIFVDGKSLNEVLLEKGFAQEYMV; encoded by the coding sequence ATGCCTTCTACCAAATCGAAACAGACCATGAACAAACTGAAGCGGGAGCTGACCGCGGCGAACAAGCCCCGCGTGGTGGAACCGTATCAGTACTGGGCGCGGGTCAAGCGCGTGGTGGATGGGGATACGATTGAGCTGGATGTGGATGTGGGTTTCAAAGTGATGTTCCGCGAACGGTTCCGCCTGCTGGGCGTGGACACGCCGGAGGTGTATGGTGTCAAACGCACCAGCGAGGAATACAAACGCGGCAAGGCGGCGTCCGATTTTGTAAAAAAACGGATTCCGGTGGGAAGCTGGGTGGAGGTGAAGGTGTACTCCGACAAGCGGGAAAAATACGGCCGCTGGCTGTGCGAAATTTTTGTCGATGGCAAGTCATTGAACGAGGTGTTGCTGGAAAAAGGCTTCGCGCAGGAATACATGGTCTGA
- a CDS encoding cytochrome P460 family protein — MNRLFAGLLAGAMLFVASPMQAGGEKVNYPEGYRDWTHVKSMVIQPGHPLENPFQGIHHVYANPKAAKGLETGTFADGAVLVFDLLNYKETGKTLQEDGRKLIGVMQKNGSAFGDTGGWGFEAFAGDSQTKRIVTDGGAGCYACHTAEEGHDFVFSRYRD; from the coding sequence ATGAACCGGTTGTTTGCGGGCCTGCTTGCAGGCGCAATGCTGTTTGTGGCTTCGCCGATGCAGGCGGGCGGCGAAAAAGTGAATTACCCGGAGGGTTACCGCGACTGGACGCATGTGAAGTCGATGGTCATTCAGCCCGGCCACCCGCTGGAGAACCCTTTTCAGGGAATCCATCATGTGTATGCCAACCCGAAGGCGGCGAAAGGATTGGAAACCGGCACGTTTGCGGATGGGGCGGTGCTGGTGTTCGACCTGCTCAATTACAAGGAAACAGGCAAGACCTTGCAGGAAGACGGCCGCAAGCTGATCGGCGTCATGCAGAAAAACGGATCGGCGTTTGGCGACACCGGCGGCTGGGGATTCGAGGCCTTCGCCGGCGACAGCCAGACGAAGCGCATCGTCACCGACGGCGGCGCGGGTTGCTACGCCTGCCACACGGCGGAAGAAGGTCACGATTTTGTCTTCTCCCGCTACCGCGACTGA
- a CDS encoding MarR family winged helix-turn-helix transcriptional regulator, giving the protein MSASLLHDYIERISHLIRSETRIAGTDFDLQPIQLDVLHYLTRSNRYSNTPQGVTDYFGLTKGTVSQTIKALESKGLLSKTPDAKDGRKVHLAVTRTGKKLLDKTMPARVVAGAWEELPEEDRDRLIAHLSQLLAKMQKANGMNAFGVCRTCRFNSQISDTKFFCELTQEPLSATDVTLLCREHTVPTEEAEPAER; this is encoded by the coding sequence ATGAGCGCGTCCTTACTCCACGATTACATAGAACGGATCTCGCACCTCATCCGCTCGGAAACCCGTATCGCCGGCACCGACTTCGACCTGCAACCCATCCAGCTCGATGTCCTGCATTACCTCACGCGATCCAACCGGTATTCCAACACACCGCAGGGTGTGACGGACTACTTCGGCCTGACCAAGGGCACGGTGTCGCAAACCATCAAGGCGCTGGAGAGCAAGGGCCTGCTTTCGAAAACGCCGGACGCGAAGGACGGCAGGAAGGTTCACCTCGCCGTCACCCGCACGGGGAAGAAACTGCTGGACAAGACCATGCCCGCCAGGGTGGTGGCGGGCGCATGGGAGGAGTTGCCGGAAGAAGACCGCGACCGGCTCATCGCCCATCTCAGCCAACTGCTGGCCAAAATGCAGAAGGCCAACGGCATGAACGCCTTCGGCGTGTGCCGCACCTGCCGCTTCAATTCGCAGATCAGCGATACCAAATTCTTCTGCGAACTCACGCAGGAGCCGCTTTCGGCCACCGACGTCACCCTGTTGTGCCGCGAGCACACGGTCCCCACAGAAGAAGCCGAACCCGCCGAACGGTAA